One Bos taurus isolate L1 Dominette 01449 registration number 42190680 breed Hereford chromosome 16, ARS-UCD2.0, whole genome shotgun sequence DNA window includes the following coding sequences:
- the KIF21B gene encoding kinesin-like protein KIF21B isoform X3, giving the protein MAGQGDCCVKVAVRIRPQLSKEKIEGCHICTSVTPGEPQVLLGKDKAFTYDFVFDLDTWQEQIYSTCVSKLVEGCFEGYNATVLAYGQTGAGKTYTMGTGFDVATAEEEQGIIPRAIAHLFGGIAERKQRAQEQGVAGPEFKVSAQFLELYNEEILDLFDSARDPDARHRKSHIKIHEDASGSIYTTGVTSRLISSQEELIQCLKQGALSRTTASTQMNVQSSRSHAIFTIHLCQMRMCARPDLVNEAVSGLPDSAPPASEYETLTAKFHFVDLAGSERLKRTGATGERAKEGISINCGLLALGNVISALGDQSKKVVHVPYRDSKLTRLLQDSLGGNSQTIMIACVSPSDRDFMETLNTLKYANRARNIKNKVVVNQDKTSQQISALRAEIARLQMELMEYKAGKRVIGEDGAEGYSDLFRENALLQKENGALRLRVKAMQEAIDAINNRVTQLMSQEANLLLAKAGDGNEAIGALIQNYIREIEELRTKLLESEAMNESLRRSLSRASARSPYSLSASPAAPASSMEDASEVIRRAKQDLERLKKKEIRQRRKSPEKEAFKKRAKLQQENSEETDDNEAEEEDEEREESGCEEEDGREDEDEDSGSEESLADSDSDPEEKEVNYQVDLADLTCEIEIKQKLIDELENSQRRLQTLKHQYEEKLILLQNKIRDTQLERDRVLQNLSTMECYTEEKANKIKADYEKRLREMNRDLQKLQAAQKEHARLLKNQSRYERELKKLQAEVAEMKKAKVALMKQMREEQQRRRLVETKRTREIAQLRKEQRRQEFQIRALESQKRQQEIVLRRKTQEVSALRRLAKPMSERVAGRVGPKSPMLDSGAEVSASTTSSEAESGARSVSSIVRQWDRKINHFLGSHSAPTVPGARPARKKFQKKGASQSFSKAARLKWQSLERRILDIVMQRMTIVNLEADMERLIKKREELSLMQEALRRKRERLQAESPEEEKGLQELAEEIEVLAANIDYINDSIGDCQATIVQLEETKEELDSTDTSVVISSCSLAEARLLLDNFLKASIDKGLQVAQKEAQIRLLEGRLRQTDIAGSSQNHVLLDALREKAEAHPELQALIHNVQQENGYASTDEEVSEFSEGSFSQSFTMKGSTSHDDFKFKGEPKLSAQMKAVSAECLGPPLDVSTKNITKSLASLVEIKEDGVGFSVRDPYYRDKVSRTISLPTRGSTFPRQSRGAETSPLTRRKSYDRGQPMRSTDVGFTPPSSPPTRPRNDRNVFSRLTSNQSQGSALDKSDDSDSSLSEVLRGIITPVGGAKGARTAPLQCVSMAEGHTKPVLCVDATDELLFTGSKDRSCKMWNLVTGQEIAALKGHPNNVVSIKYCRHSGLVFSVSASYIKVWDIRDSAKCVRTLTSSGQVVSGDACAAASTRTVTSGQGEHQINQIALSPAGSMLYAASGNAVRVWELSRFQPIAKLTGHIGPVMCLTAAQTAGQRDLVVTGSKDHYVKMFELGEGVTGTIGPTHNFEPPHYDGIECLAIQGDVLFSGSRDNGVKKWDLEHQELVQQIPTAHKDWVCALAFVPGRPMLLSACRAGVVKVWNVDNFTPIGEIKGHDSPINAICTNSRHIFTASSDLTVKFWSARRLPSGPH; this is encoded by the exons GATCCGGCCCCAGCTGTCAAAGGAGAAGATTGAGGGCTGCCACATCTGCACGTCGGTCACCCCCGGGGAGCCCCAGGTCCTCCTGGGGAAGGACAAGGCCTTCACCTATGACTTTGTCTTCGACCTGGACACCTGGCAGGAGCAGATCTACTCCACCTGCGTCAGCAAGCTCGTGGAGGGCTGCTTCGAGGGCTACAATGCCACGGTGCTGGCCTACGGGCAG ACGGGGGCGGGGAAGACGTACACCATGGGCACTGGCTTCGACGTGGCCACAGCGGAGGAGGAGCAGGGCATCATCCCACGGGCCATCGCGCACCTCTTCGGGGGCATCGCGGAGCGCAAGCAGCGGGCGCAGGAGCAGGGCGTGGCCGGGCCCGAGTTCAAAGTCAGCGCCCAGTTCCTGGAG CTCTACAATGAGGAGATCCTCGACCTCTTCGATAGCGCCCGCGACCCTGACGCCCGCCACCGCAAGTCCCACATCAAGATCCACGAGGACGCCAGCGGCAGCATCTACACCACCGGCGTTACCTCCCGCCTCATCAGCTCCCAGGAGGAG CTGATCCAGTGCCTGAAGCAGGGCGCCCTGTCCCGCACCACGGCCAGCACCCAGATGAACGTGCAGAGCTCGCGCTCTCACGCTATCTTCACCATCCACCTGTGTCAAATGCGCATGTGCGCCCGGCCCGACCTG GTGAACGAGGCCGTGAGCGGGCTTCCTGATAGCGCCCCTCCTGCGAGCGAGTACGAGACACTCACTGCCAAGTTTCACTTCGTGGACCTGGCCGGCTCTGAGCGGCTGAAGCGGACTGGGGCCACGGGCGAGCGGGCCAAGGAGGGCATCTCCATCAACTGTGGGCTG CTGGCCTTGGGCAACGTGATCAGCGCCCTGGGGGACCAGAGCAAGAAGGTGGTGCACGTGCCCTACCGGGACTCCAAGCTCACCCGGCTCCTCCAGGACTCGCTGGGCGGCAACAG CCAGACCATCATGATCGCCTGCGTGAGCCCCTCGGACCGCGACTTCATGGAGACGCTCAACACGCTCAAATACGCCAACCGGGCCCGCAACATCAAGAACAAGGTGGTGGTGAACCAGGACAAGACCAGCCAGCAGATCAGCGCGCTGCGGGCCGAGATCGCGCGCCTACAGATGGAGCTGATGGAATACAAGGCG GGCAAGAGAGTGATTGGGGAGGATGGCGCCGAGGGCTACAGTGACCTGTTCCGGGAGAACGCCCTGCTGCAGAAGGAGAACGGGGCGCTGCGCCTGCGGGTGAAGGCCATGCAGGAGGCCATCGACGCCATCAACAACCGCGTCACCCAGCTCATGAGCCAGGAGGCCAACCTGCTCCTGGCCAAGGCCG GAGACGGCAATGAGGCCATCGGTGCTCTGATCCAGAACTACATCCGGGAGATCGAGGAGCTGCG gACCAAGCTCCTGGAGAGCGAGGCCATGAACGAGTCCCTGCGCCGCAGCCTCTCACGGGCCTCGGCCCGGAGCCCCTACTCCCTGAGCGCGTCCCCAGCCGCCCCGGCCAGCTCCATGGAGGACGCCTCTGAGGTCATCCGCCGAGCCAAGCAGGACCTGGAGCGGCTCAAGAAGAAGGAGATCAGGCAGCGGAGAAAGAG CCCAGAGAAAGAGGCCTTCAAAAAGAGGGCAAAACTCCAACAGGAGAACAGCGAGGAGACCGATGACAACGAGGCCGAGGAG GAGGACGAGGAGCGAGAGGAGAGTGGCTGTGAGGAGGAAGATGGCCGAGAAGACGAGGACGAGGACTCGGGCAGCGAGGAAAGCCTGGCGGACTCCGACTCTGATCCAGAGGAGAAGG AGGTGAACTATCAGGTGGATCTGGCCGACCTGACGTGCGAGATCGAAATCAAGCAGAAGTTGATTGATGAGCTGGAGAACAGCCAGCGGCGGCTGCAGACTCTGAAGCACCAGTATGAGGAGAAGCTGATCCTGCTGCAGAACAAGATCCGGGACACGCAGCTGGAGCGCGACCGCGTGCTGCAGAACCTCA GTACCATGGAGTGCTACACAGAGGAGAAGGCTAACAAGATCAAGGCGGACTACGAGAAGAGGCTGCGGGAGATGAACCGGGACCTGCAGAAGCTGCAGGCCGCGCAGAAGGAGCACGCGCGGCTGCTCAAGAACCAGTCTCGCTACGAGAGGGAGCTCAAGAAGCTGCAGGCCGAGGTGGCTGAGATGAAGAAGGCCAAG gtggccCTGATGAAGCAGATGCGGGAGGAGCAGCAGCGGCGCCGGCTGGTGGAGACCAAGCGGACCCGGGAGATCGCGCAGCTCAGGAAGGAGCAGCGGCGGCAGGAG TTTCAGATCCGAGCTCTAGAGTCCCAAAAGAGGCAGCAGGAAATAGTCTTGAGGAGGAAGACTCAGGAG GTTTCTGCACTGAGGCGTCTGGCCAAGCCCATGTCTGAGCGGGTGGCAGGGCGAGTGGGACCGAAGTCACCCATGCTGGACTCGGGGGCCGAGGTGTCGGCCAGCACCACCTCGTCCGAGGCCGAATCGGGGGCCCGCTCCGTCTCCAGCATTGTGCGCCAGTGGGACCGCAAGATCAACCACTTCCTGGGGAGTCACTCCGCGCCCACAGTGCCTGGTGCCCGCCCTGCCAG AAAGAAGTTCCAGAAGAAGGGGGCCAGCCAGAGCTTCAGCAAGGCTGCGAGGCTCAAGTGGCAGTCACTGGAGCGGAGGATTCTGGACATCGTCATGCAGAGGATGACCATTGTCAACCTGGAGGCCGACATGGAGCGGCTCATCAAG AAAAGGGAGGAGCTTTCCCTCATGCAGGAGGCACTGCGCAGGAAGCGGGAGCGGCTGCAGGCCGAGAGccctgaggaggagaaggggctgcagGAGCTGGCGGAGGAGATCGAGGTGCTGGCGGCGAACATCGACTACATCAACGACAGCATTGGCGACTGCCAGGCCACCATCGTGCAGCTAGAGGAGACCAAG GAGGAGCTGGACTCCACGGACACGTCGGTGGTCATCAGCTCCTGCTCCCTGGCTGAAGCCCGCCTCCTGCTGGACAACTTCCTCAAGGCGTCCATTGACAAG GGGCTGCAGGTGGCACAGAAGGAGGCACAGATCCGGCTGCTGGAGGGGCGGCTGCGGCAGACAGACATAGCGGGCTCCTCCCAGAACCACGTGCTCCTGGACGCCCTGCGGGAGAAGGCCGAGGCCCACCCTGAGCTGCAGGCCCTCATCCACAACGTGCAGCAGG aGAATGGCTACGCCAGCACGGACGAGGAGGTGTCCGAGTTCTCTGAGGGGAG CTTCTCCCAGTCGTTCACCATGAAAGGCTCCACCAGCCACGATGACTTCAAGTTCAAG GGCGAGCCCAAGCTGTCCGCCCAGATGAAGGCTGTGTCAGCTGAGTGCCTGGGCCCCCCGCTGGACGTCTCCACCAAGAACATCACCAAGTCCCTGGCCTCCCTTGTGGAGATCAAAGAGGATGGCGTGGGCTTCTCGGTTCGAGACCCCTACTACCGGGACAAGGTCTCACGGACCATCAGCCTGCCCACCAGAGGGAGTACTTT CCCCCGACAGTCTCGTGGTGCGGAGACGTCCCCTCTGACCCGGAGGAAGTCCTACGACCGTGGGCAGCCCATGAG GTCCACAGACGTGGGGTTCACGCCCCCCTCGTCCCCTCCCACCCGGCCCCGCAACGACCGAAATGTCTTCTCTCGTCTCACCAGTAACCAGAGCCAAGGGTCCGCGTTGGACAA GTCTGATGACAGCGACTCCTCTTTGTCGGAGGTCCTGAG GGGCATCATCACCCCGGTTGGAGGAGCCAAGGGCGCCAGGACGGCCCCGCTGCAGTGTGTCTCCATGGCTGAGGGCCAtaccaagcctgtgctctgcgtGGATGCCACGGATGAGCTGCTCTTCACGGGCTCCAAAG ATCGCAGCTGTAAGATGTGGAACCTGGTAACGGGGCAGGAGATCGCGGCTCTGAAGGGCCACCCCAACAACGTGGTCTCCATCAAGTACTGCAGACACTCGGGGCTCGTGTTCTCCGTGTCCGCCTCCTACATCAAGGTGTGGGACATCCGAGACTCGGCCAAGTGCGTCCGGACGCTCAC ATCCTCGGGCCAGGTGGTCTCGGGGGACGCCTGCGCGGCCGCGTCCACCCGCACAGTGACCAGCGGGCAGGGGGAGCACCAGATCAACCAGATCGCCCTCAGCCCCGCGGGCAGCATGCTCTACGCCGCCTCGGGGAACGCCGTCCGCGTCTGGGAGCTCAGCAG GTTCCAGCCTATTGCCAAGCTGACTGGCCACATTGGCCCTGTGATGTGCCTGACGGCCGCCCAGACTGCCGGCCAGCGTGACCTGGTGGTGACCGGCTCCAAGGACCACTACGTTAAG ATGTTCGAGCTGGGCGAGGGCGTGACGGGCACCATCGGGCCCACCCACAACTTCGAGCCCCCGCACTACGACGGCATCGAGTGTCTGGCCATCCAGGGGGACGTCCTATTCAGTGGCTCCCGGGACAACGGCGTCAAGAAGTGGGACCTGGAGCACCAGGAGCTCGTGCAG CAAATCCCCACGGCACACAAGGACTGGGTATGCGCCCTGGCCTTCGTTCCGGGCCGCCCCATGCTGCTGAGCGCCTGCCGTGCGGGCGTTGTCAAGGTCTGGAACGTGGACAACTTCACACCCATCGGCGAGATCAAAGGCCACGACAGCCCCATCAACGCCATCTGTACCAACAGCAGGCATATTTTCACCGCCTCCAG TGACCTGACCGTGAAGTTCTGGAGTGCCCGGCGCCTGCCCAGCGGCCCCCACTAG
- the KIF21B gene encoding kinesin-like protein KIF21B isoform X4: protein MAGQGDCCVKVAVRIRPQLSKEKIEGCHICTSVTPGEPQVLLGKDKAFTYDFVFDLDTWQEQIYSTCVSKLVEGCFEGYNATVLAYGQTGAGKTYTMGTGFDVATAEEEQGIIPRAIAHLFGGIAERKQRAQEQGVAGPEFKVSAQFLELYNEEILDLFDSARDPDARHRKSHIKIHEDASGSIYTTGVTSRLISSQEELIQCLKQGALSRTTASTQMNVQSSRSHAIFTIHLCQMRMCARPDLVNEAVSGLPDSAPPASEYETLTAKFHFVDLAGSERLKRTGATGERAKEGISINCGLLALGNVISALGDQSKKVVHVPYRDSKLTRLLQDSLGGNSQTIMIACVSPSDRDFMETLNTLKYANRARNIKNKVVVNQDKTSQQISALRAEIARLQMELMEYKAGKRVIGEDGAEGYSDLFRENALLQKENGALRLRVKAMQEAIDAINNRVTQLMSQEANLLLAKAGDGNEAIGALIQNYIREIEELRTKLLESEAMNESLRRSLSRASARSPYSLSASPAAPASSMEDASEVIRRAKQDLERLKKKEIRQRRKSPEKEAFKKRAKLQQENSEETDDNEAEEEDEEREESGCEEEDGREDEDEDSGSEESLADSDSDPEEKEVNYQVDLADLTCEIEIKQKLIDELENSQRRLQTLKHQYEEKLILLQNKIRDTQLERDRVLQNLSTMECYTEEKANKIKADYEKRLREMNRDLQKLQAAQKEHARLLKNQSRYERELKKLQAEVAEMKKAKVALMKQMREEQQRRRLVETKRTREIAQLRKEQRRQEFQIRALESQKRQQEIVLRRKTQEVSALRRLAKPMSERVAGRVGPKSPMLDSGAEVSASTTSSEAESGARSVSSIVRQWDRKINHFLGSHSAPTVPGARPARKKFQKKGASQSFSKAARLKWQSLERRILDIVMQRMTIVNLEADMERLIKKREELSLMQEALRRKRERLQAESPEEEKGLQELAEEIEVLAANIDYINDSIGDCQATIVQLEETKEELDSTDTSVVISSCSLAEARLLLDNFLKASIDKGLQVAQKEAQIRLLEGRLRQTDIAGSSQNHVLLDALREKAEAHPELQALIHNVQQENGYASTDEEVSEFSEGSFSQSFTMKGSTSHDDFKFKGEPKLSAQMKAVSAECLGPPLDVSTKNITKSLASLVEIKEDGVGFSVRDPYYRDKVSRTISLPTRGSTFPRQSRGAETSPLTRRKSYDRGQPMRSTDVGFTPPSSPPTRPRNDRNVFSRLTSNQSQGSALDKGIITPVGGAKGARTAPLQCVSMAEGHTKPVLCVDATDELLFTGSKDRSCKMWNLVTGQEIAALKGHPNNVVSIKYCRHSGLVFSVSASYIKVWDIRDSAKCVRTLTSSGQVVSGDACAAASTRTVTSGQGEHQINQIALSPAGSMLYAASGNAVRVWELSRFQPIAKLTGHIGPVMCLTAAQTAGQRDLVVTGSKDHYVKMFELGEGVTGTIGPTHNFEPPHYDGIECLAIQGDVLFSGSRDNGVKKWDLEHQELVQQIPTAHKDWVCALAFVPGRPMLLSACRAGVVKVWNVDNFTPIGEIKGHDSPINAICTNSRHIFTASSDLTVKFWSARRLPSGPH, encoded by the exons GATCCGGCCCCAGCTGTCAAAGGAGAAGATTGAGGGCTGCCACATCTGCACGTCGGTCACCCCCGGGGAGCCCCAGGTCCTCCTGGGGAAGGACAAGGCCTTCACCTATGACTTTGTCTTCGACCTGGACACCTGGCAGGAGCAGATCTACTCCACCTGCGTCAGCAAGCTCGTGGAGGGCTGCTTCGAGGGCTACAATGCCACGGTGCTGGCCTACGGGCAG ACGGGGGCGGGGAAGACGTACACCATGGGCACTGGCTTCGACGTGGCCACAGCGGAGGAGGAGCAGGGCATCATCCCACGGGCCATCGCGCACCTCTTCGGGGGCATCGCGGAGCGCAAGCAGCGGGCGCAGGAGCAGGGCGTGGCCGGGCCCGAGTTCAAAGTCAGCGCCCAGTTCCTGGAG CTCTACAATGAGGAGATCCTCGACCTCTTCGATAGCGCCCGCGACCCTGACGCCCGCCACCGCAAGTCCCACATCAAGATCCACGAGGACGCCAGCGGCAGCATCTACACCACCGGCGTTACCTCCCGCCTCATCAGCTCCCAGGAGGAG CTGATCCAGTGCCTGAAGCAGGGCGCCCTGTCCCGCACCACGGCCAGCACCCAGATGAACGTGCAGAGCTCGCGCTCTCACGCTATCTTCACCATCCACCTGTGTCAAATGCGCATGTGCGCCCGGCCCGACCTG GTGAACGAGGCCGTGAGCGGGCTTCCTGATAGCGCCCCTCCTGCGAGCGAGTACGAGACACTCACTGCCAAGTTTCACTTCGTGGACCTGGCCGGCTCTGAGCGGCTGAAGCGGACTGGGGCCACGGGCGAGCGGGCCAAGGAGGGCATCTCCATCAACTGTGGGCTG CTGGCCTTGGGCAACGTGATCAGCGCCCTGGGGGACCAGAGCAAGAAGGTGGTGCACGTGCCCTACCGGGACTCCAAGCTCACCCGGCTCCTCCAGGACTCGCTGGGCGGCAACAG CCAGACCATCATGATCGCCTGCGTGAGCCCCTCGGACCGCGACTTCATGGAGACGCTCAACACGCTCAAATACGCCAACCGGGCCCGCAACATCAAGAACAAGGTGGTGGTGAACCAGGACAAGACCAGCCAGCAGATCAGCGCGCTGCGGGCCGAGATCGCGCGCCTACAGATGGAGCTGATGGAATACAAGGCG GGCAAGAGAGTGATTGGGGAGGATGGCGCCGAGGGCTACAGTGACCTGTTCCGGGAGAACGCCCTGCTGCAGAAGGAGAACGGGGCGCTGCGCCTGCGGGTGAAGGCCATGCAGGAGGCCATCGACGCCATCAACAACCGCGTCACCCAGCTCATGAGCCAGGAGGCCAACCTGCTCCTGGCCAAGGCCG GAGACGGCAATGAGGCCATCGGTGCTCTGATCCAGAACTACATCCGGGAGATCGAGGAGCTGCG gACCAAGCTCCTGGAGAGCGAGGCCATGAACGAGTCCCTGCGCCGCAGCCTCTCACGGGCCTCGGCCCGGAGCCCCTACTCCCTGAGCGCGTCCCCAGCCGCCCCGGCCAGCTCCATGGAGGACGCCTCTGAGGTCATCCGCCGAGCCAAGCAGGACCTGGAGCGGCTCAAGAAGAAGGAGATCAGGCAGCGGAGAAAGAG CCCAGAGAAAGAGGCCTTCAAAAAGAGGGCAAAACTCCAACAGGAGAACAGCGAGGAGACCGATGACAACGAGGCCGAGGAG GAGGACGAGGAGCGAGAGGAGAGTGGCTGTGAGGAGGAAGATGGCCGAGAAGACGAGGACGAGGACTCGGGCAGCGAGGAAAGCCTGGCGGACTCCGACTCTGATCCAGAGGAGAAGG AGGTGAACTATCAGGTGGATCTGGCCGACCTGACGTGCGAGATCGAAATCAAGCAGAAGTTGATTGATGAGCTGGAGAACAGCCAGCGGCGGCTGCAGACTCTGAAGCACCAGTATGAGGAGAAGCTGATCCTGCTGCAGAACAAGATCCGGGACACGCAGCTGGAGCGCGACCGCGTGCTGCAGAACCTCA GTACCATGGAGTGCTACACAGAGGAGAAGGCTAACAAGATCAAGGCGGACTACGAGAAGAGGCTGCGGGAGATGAACCGGGACCTGCAGAAGCTGCAGGCCGCGCAGAAGGAGCACGCGCGGCTGCTCAAGAACCAGTCTCGCTACGAGAGGGAGCTCAAGAAGCTGCAGGCCGAGGTGGCTGAGATGAAGAAGGCCAAG gtggccCTGATGAAGCAGATGCGGGAGGAGCAGCAGCGGCGCCGGCTGGTGGAGACCAAGCGGACCCGGGAGATCGCGCAGCTCAGGAAGGAGCAGCGGCGGCAGGAG TTTCAGATCCGAGCTCTAGAGTCCCAAAAGAGGCAGCAGGAAATAGTCTTGAGGAGGAAGACTCAGGAG GTTTCTGCACTGAGGCGTCTGGCCAAGCCCATGTCTGAGCGGGTGGCAGGGCGAGTGGGACCGAAGTCACCCATGCTGGACTCGGGGGCCGAGGTGTCGGCCAGCACCACCTCGTCCGAGGCCGAATCGGGGGCCCGCTCCGTCTCCAGCATTGTGCGCCAGTGGGACCGCAAGATCAACCACTTCCTGGGGAGTCACTCCGCGCCCACAGTGCCTGGTGCCCGCCCTGCCAG AAAGAAGTTCCAGAAGAAGGGGGCCAGCCAGAGCTTCAGCAAGGCTGCGAGGCTCAAGTGGCAGTCACTGGAGCGGAGGATTCTGGACATCGTCATGCAGAGGATGACCATTGTCAACCTGGAGGCCGACATGGAGCGGCTCATCAAG AAAAGGGAGGAGCTTTCCCTCATGCAGGAGGCACTGCGCAGGAAGCGGGAGCGGCTGCAGGCCGAGAGccctgaggaggagaaggggctgcagGAGCTGGCGGAGGAGATCGAGGTGCTGGCGGCGAACATCGACTACATCAACGACAGCATTGGCGACTGCCAGGCCACCATCGTGCAGCTAGAGGAGACCAAG GAGGAGCTGGACTCCACGGACACGTCGGTGGTCATCAGCTCCTGCTCCCTGGCTGAAGCCCGCCTCCTGCTGGACAACTTCCTCAAGGCGTCCATTGACAAG GGGCTGCAGGTGGCACAGAAGGAGGCACAGATCCGGCTGCTGGAGGGGCGGCTGCGGCAGACAGACATAGCGGGCTCCTCCCAGAACCACGTGCTCCTGGACGCCCTGCGGGAGAAGGCCGAGGCCCACCCTGAGCTGCAGGCCCTCATCCACAACGTGCAGCAGG aGAATGGCTACGCCAGCACGGACGAGGAGGTGTCCGAGTTCTCTGAGGGGAG CTTCTCCCAGTCGTTCACCATGAAAGGCTCCACCAGCCACGATGACTTCAAGTTCAAG GGCGAGCCCAAGCTGTCCGCCCAGATGAAGGCTGTGTCAGCTGAGTGCCTGGGCCCCCCGCTGGACGTCTCCACCAAGAACATCACCAAGTCCCTGGCCTCCCTTGTGGAGATCAAAGAGGATGGCGTGGGCTTCTCGGTTCGAGACCCCTACTACCGGGACAAGGTCTCACGGACCATCAGCCTGCCCACCAGAGGGAGTACTTT CCCCCGACAGTCTCGTGGTGCGGAGACGTCCCCTCTGACCCGGAGGAAGTCCTACGACCGTGGGCAGCCCATGAG GTCCACAGACGTGGGGTTCACGCCCCCCTCGTCCCCTCCCACCCGGCCCCGCAACGACCGAAATGTCTTCTCTCGTCTCACCAGTAACCAGAGCCAAGGGTCCGCGTTGGACAA GGGCATCATCACCCCGGTTGGAGGAGCCAAGGGCGCCAGGACGGCCCCGCTGCAGTGTGTCTCCATGGCTGAGGGCCAtaccaagcctgtgctctgcgtGGATGCCACGGATGAGCTGCTCTTCACGGGCTCCAAAG ATCGCAGCTGTAAGATGTGGAACCTGGTAACGGGGCAGGAGATCGCGGCTCTGAAGGGCCACCCCAACAACGTGGTCTCCATCAAGTACTGCAGACACTCGGGGCTCGTGTTCTCCGTGTCCGCCTCCTACATCAAGGTGTGGGACATCCGAGACTCGGCCAAGTGCGTCCGGACGCTCAC ATCCTCGGGCCAGGTGGTCTCGGGGGACGCCTGCGCGGCCGCGTCCACCCGCACAGTGACCAGCGGGCAGGGGGAGCACCAGATCAACCAGATCGCCCTCAGCCCCGCGGGCAGCATGCTCTACGCCGCCTCGGGGAACGCCGTCCGCGTCTGGGAGCTCAGCAG GTTCCAGCCTATTGCCAAGCTGACTGGCCACATTGGCCCTGTGATGTGCCTGACGGCCGCCCAGACTGCCGGCCAGCGTGACCTGGTGGTGACCGGCTCCAAGGACCACTACGTTAAG ATGTTCGAGCTGGGCGAGGGCGTGACGGGCACCATCGGGCCCACCCACAACTTCGAGCCCCCGCACTACGACGGCATCGAGTGTCTGGCCATCCAGGGGGACGTCCTATTCAGTGGCTCCCGGGACAACGGCGTCAAGAAGTGGGACCTGGAGCACCAGGAGCTCGTGCAG CAAATCCCCACGGCACACAAGGACTGGGTATGCGCCCTGGCCTTCGTTCCGGGCCGCCCCATGCTGCTGAGCGCCTGCCGTGCGGGCGTTGTCAAGGTCTGGAACGTGGACAACTTCACACCCATCGGCGAGATCAAAGGCCACGACAGCCCCATCAACGCCATCTGTACCAACAGCAGGCATATTTTCACCGCCTCCAG TGACCTGACCGTGAAGTTCTGGAGTGCCCGGCGCCTGCCCAGCGGCCCCCACTAG